CAGCGCGCCAAGCGCCGCAATGCCACCGTACTGCGACAGCTTTTTCAGAAACGTCTTTTCGCTGTTGAAAGGTGCAAGGAGCATGCCAAGTATCCATGTGCCAAAGAGCCAGATCATGGTCTTTGTCGCTATCAGGTCCGGCGCGGTGAACGCTACTGCAAAGTACATCGCAGTCACGATAAAGTCGGCGCCCATCATGTTGGCAAATATCTTGTTAAACGACTTTAGCCTGACGATATAGTGGCCAAAGACAAAGCCCATTATCGCAACAGCCGCCGCGCTTCCGCCAACGTAAGCGGCATTTGCGCCGCACGAAAAAAGCGCCCTTGGGTCTGTGCTCCCGCACATGACCTGCGTGGCCACGAGCACCATGAGGAACGTCTTGATGATGACACTCGCTATGATGAGCAGGGCCTTGTGCTGGCGTTCAAGCGGTTGCGCTTTCAACTTTAAGCTTGTTTGTGCGCTGCCAGATACTTAAGCCTTGGTTGCAGCGCGCAATGTTATGTTGCCCTTTGACGCCTGCCGGCAATCCTGTACGCCAAGACCGAGACCAGCGCGGAGCAAGCCAGTACCAAGCCTGATGCATCTCCAGAGAATTCCGGGACTGTCACCGCCAGCTTGGCTACAAGTATCTCGTACAGATAATAATTCCCGCGAATATTGCCTTGGATTATTGTTGCAAAGTGTTCGCCATCTGCATTCAATACCGGGCTGGGCAATCCAAACAGTTTGTTTTCTGAATAGCTGAAGTTGTTGGGGTCAAACGTCTTTATCATGAGCTTTGAGCTGTACTTGTAGATGTTGTGTTCGTTATCTTTGTAAATAGTTAGAAGCCCGAAAGCTTCGGGGTTCATGTAAAACAGGTGATTATCGTCAGCAGCCCAGTCAAATCCTTCGTACTGCGTGTATCCTCCTCCCCAGTATGCTTCTGTGGGTATGCTTATGTCCAGCCTAGACATTCTGAATGTGTCCAGATCTAAAATCGCGACTTCGGATTCATAATTGCTTATCGAACGCTGGACAAGGGCGAGTTTGCCTGAAGGGCTTACGCTTCCAATCCAGATGCTGTCTGACAGTATGCTCTCTTTCAAAATCTTGCCGCTTTGGGTGTCAAATATAGTCAGTTGGGTGGGTATTACGGTATTTGCAGGAGTAGTAGATTCCATGGATTCTCTTTGTGTATACAATATGGCCGTTTCGTTTATCCAGTCTGCCCTTGTAATGTTGAAGCCTATCTTTTGTAGATTAGTTCCATTCACACTGGCGACGTAAAGCACTGGCAATGATTCATTCGATCCCGGCGGATGAGTCGAGCCAATGAACAATACCCTTGATGCATCCGAGTTCAGCCTTGGCTCGATGGGAGAGTAGAATGGTTCTCGGTTCTCAAACAGTATTTGCTGCGGCGGACCCTTTGCGGTACC
The sequence above is drawn from the Nitrososphaera viennensis EN76 genome and encodes:
- a CDS encoding TolB-like translocation protein → MSIVVAMPLILAATLPILPSAATSQVSQDRPTREIMITEVELGGVGGWQWFEVYNPTDHEVSLATMLWNGSDGSEMQGIGGLSSISSSSYLPICLSKCDPDNAGLPGWKNFNNSISIFRDNTKKAPLWDKTPALTDTYNDSRTWQLDSNSGEWVFAESTRGWHASDLGQRTIEAVTSVKSLVRFESGQGGFRDSSGKIVAKELSINSLDWSGDTLVYSLTRDNSTSLWTLKTASDGTAKGPPQQILFENREPFYSPIEPRLNSDASRVLFIGSTHPPGSNESLPVLYVASVNGTNLQKIGFNITRADWINETAILYTQRESMESTTPANTVIPTQLTIFDTQSGKILKESILSDSIWIGSVSPSGKLALVQRSISNYESEVAILDLDTFRMSRLDISIPTEAYWGGGYTQYEGFDWAADDNHLFYMNPEAFGLLTIYKDNEHNIYKYSSKLMIKTFDPNNFSYSENKLFGLPSPVLNADGEHFATIIQGNIRGNYYLYEILVAKLAVTVPEFSGDASGLVLACSALVSVLAYRIAGRRQRAT